Proteins encoded by one window of Camelus bactrianus isolate YW-2024 breed Bactrian camel chromosome 9, ASM4877302v1, whole genome shotgun sequence:
- the C9H16orf46 gene encoding uncharacterized protein C16orf46 homolog — MDLCQKNETESENCENNEIQSTEDTELICTCPDERSEKNHVCCLLNISDITLEQDEKAKEFIIRTGWEEAVQGWGRTSPTACIWPRKKLKKERVGESASSCLLCVSLSQGSLEARLQLEAGKLESGSSAPAEAGPEKDGGSLSQPPRHPPGPITASREVNKICFPTYSQGEKKSLQIKEFIWCMEDWVAPETVRGKDPRSPGGGTDRGPSLSDSLTSKAFLVLPPLKASPPNGLDVLGKKSKNFFSQPEEKVLSVEKDECVAYANGLKTVDRTGEKRPIEPAIHHQVKETQPFLTPVTQTSLLADPKPCCLRWSLLPEKNLVCPPHPRSVHCLAALQLLQKQGVQSYKAKFKAREPRPPVKTAKHVLTESKQENRPQTLETKVLSRPLLPSLTVSRIVIPVSTHRLL, encoded by the exons ATGGATCTCTGtcagaaaaatgaaactgaatcagaaaattgcgaaaataatgaaattcaaaGCACAGAAGATACTGAATTAATCTGTACTTGTCCCGATgaaagaagtgaaaagaatcatgtTTGTTGTCTTCTCAATATCAGTGACATTACACTTGAACAAGATGAAAAAGCCAAAGAGTTTATCATCAGAACTGGATGGGAAGAAGCA GTCCAAGGCTGGGGAAGGACTTCTCCAACTGCCTGCATCTGGCCCAGGAAGAAGCTTAAAaaggagagggtgggagaaagTGCCAGCAGCTGCTTACTCTGTGTCAGTCTCTCACAAGGGAGCCTGGAGGCCAGGCTTCaactggaggctgggaagttggaGTCAGGGTCTTCAGCTCCAGCTGAGGCAGGCCCAGAGAAGGATGGAGGCAGCCTCTCCCAACCACCAAGGCACCCCCCAGGCCCCATCACTGCCTCCAGGGAAGTTAACAAGATCTGCTTTCCCACCTACAgtcaaggagagaaaaaaagtctgcaaataaagGAGTTTATTTGGTGCATGGAAGACTGGGTGGCCCCTGAGACTGTTAGGGGAAAGGACCCCAGaagtcctggaggaggcactgaCAGAGGTCCCTCCCTCTCAGACTCCTTGACTTCCAAGGCTTTTTTAGTTCTACCTCCCCTGAAGGCTTCACCCCCAAATGGCTTGGATGTTCTGGGTAAGAAGAGTAAGAACTTTTTCTCGCAGCCAGAAGAGAAGGTGCTTAGTGTGGAAAAGGATGAGTGTGTGGCTTAtgcaaatggattaaaaacagTGGACAGGACAGGTGAAAAGAGACCCATTGAGCCAGCCATACACCATCAAGTCAAGGAAACGCAGCCCTTCCTGACCCCGGTGACCCAGACGTCCCTGCTGGCTGACCCCAAGCCGTGCTGCTTGCGCTGGTCCCTCCTGCCTGAGAAAAACCTGgtgtgccctccccaccccagaagTGTTCACTGTCTTGCTGCCTTGCAGCTTTTGCAGAAACAAGGAGTGCAGAGCTACAAAGCCAAATTCAAAGCTAGGGAGCCAAGACCTCCCGTGAAAACCGCAAAGCACGTTCTCACTGAGTCTAAGCAGGAAAACAGGCCCCAAACGCTGGAGACCAAAGTGTTGTCAAGACCTCTCTTGCCATCCCTCACAGTGAGCAGAATTGTAATTCCCGTTTCCACTCACAGACTCCTCTGA